A part of Streptomyces sp. NBC_00557 genomic DNA contains:
- a CDS encoding HD domain-containing protein: protein MADLEALRLRFARALEAARAPGGGPDPAPYADNLLTRWREPQRRYHTVEHLTAVLDHVDVLEKYAADPDVVRLAAWFHDAVYLPERSENEERSARLAERALPEAGVPEAKTAEVARLVRLTVTHDPADDDRDGQVLCDADLAILAAPPSAYAVYTAEVREEYHFVPNDAFREGRAAILRQLLALPRLFHTPYGREHWEATARYNLTSELEMLSA from the coding sequence ATGGCCGACCTCGAAGCCCTGCGCCTCCGCTTCGCCCGCGCGCTGGAAGCAGCCCGCGCGCCCGGTGGCGGCCCCGACCCGGCGCCGTACGCCGACAACCTGCTCACCCGCTGGCGGGAGCCGCAGCGTCGCTACCACACCGTGGAACACCTGACGGCGGTCCTGGACCACGTCGACGTCCTGGAGAAGTACGCCGCCGACCCGGACGTCGTACGCCTGGCCGCCTGGTTCCACGACGCCGTCTACCTTCCCGAGCGCTCCGAGAACGAGGAACGCTCGGCCCGGCTGGCCGAGCGCGCCCTGCCGGAAGCGGGTGTTCCCGAGGCGAAGACCGCGGAGGTGGCCCGCCTGGTCCGCCTCACCGTCACCCACGACCCGGCCGACGACGACCGTGACGGCCAGGTCCTGTGCGACGCCGACCTCGCCATCCTGGCCGCGCCCCCGTCGGCGTACGCCGTCTACACCGCCGAGGTCCGCGAGGAGTACCACTTCGTCCCGAACGACGCCTTCCGCGAGGGCCGCGCGGCGATCCTCCGCCAACTCCTCGCCCTCCCCCGCCTTTTCCACACCCCGTACGGCCGGGAGCACTGGGAGGCGACGGCGCGGTACAACCTCACCTCGGAGCTGGAGATGCTGTCGGCCTGA
- a CDS encoding maleylpyruvate isomerase family mycothiol-dependent enzyme, whose translation MTDVQEVRDPELPGRLLSLERDALIPLLRSRPDADFALPTTACPGWSVRDVLAHCSAALIRVVEGRFERGVFSPESNDRDIAERAEWSNAQVVDELERGMTEAGPVIADAGGALDMIALGEWVHAGDVRDVLGAPGAYAGAGLPDALTLLVRITRERDHLPLHADLDDVDEPLRFGAPVAAAPPARYIGDAATLVRLYAGRRVDGDGYELAGAREGDLNIFG comes from the coding sequence ATGACTGACGTACAGGAAGTACGGGACCCCGAACTGCCCGGGCGGCTGCTCAGCCTCGAGCGGGACGCCCTGATACCGCTGCTGCGCTCGCGCCCGGACGCGGACTTCGCGCTGCCGACCACCGCGTGTCCGGGGTGGTCGGTGCGGGATGTGCTGGCGCACTGCTCGGCCGCGTTGATCAGGGTGGTGGAGGGCCGGTTCGAGCGGGGCGTGTTCTCGCCCGAGTCCAACGACCGGGACATCGCCGAACGGGCCGAGTGGTCGAACGCGCAGGTCGTGGACGAGCTGGAGCGCGGGATGACCGAGGCCGGGCCGGTGATCGCCGACGCGGGCGGGGCGCTCGACATGATCGCGCTGGGGGAGTGGGTGCACGCCGGTGACGTGCGCGACGTCCTCGGCGCGCCGGGGGCGTACGCGGGGGCCGGGCTGCCGGACGCCCTGACGCTGCTCGTCCGGATCACCCGGGAGAGGGATCACCTGCCGCTCCACGCCGACCTGGACGACGTGGACGAGCCGCTGCGGTTCGGCGCGCCGGTGGCCGCGGCGCCGCCCGCCCGGTACATCGGCGACGCGGCCACGCTGGTACGGCTGTACGCCGGGCGGCGGGTGGACGGGGACGGGTACGAGCTGGCCGGCGCCCGGGAGGGGGACCTCAACATCTTCGGGTGA
- a CDS encoding copper homeostasis protein CutC: protein MSKRAVLEVIALDVEDAVAAQAGGADRLELVTDMAADGLTPSASVFAGIRAAVDIDLRVMLRLTDGFAAGDVSRLVGVAGELREAGADQFVLGFLDGDGGVDLAAVERLADVLDGCAWTFHRAIDRAADRDALRKQLAGLPGLDTYLTAGSPAGVDEGLPTLVEEAGRRGEPGYGQELLVGGGLRLEHVPRLRAAGIDAFHIGGAARSAGWDGAVSEQAVAEWRRVLDGGVARQVAP, encoded by the coding sequence ATGAGCAAGCGTGCAGTCCTGGAGGTGATCGCCCTCGACGTCGAGGACGCGGTCGCCGCCCAGGCCGGAGGCGCGGACCGCCTGGAACTCGTCACCGACATGGCGGCCGACGGGCTCACCCCGTCGGCGTCCGTCTTCGCCGGGATCCGGGCCGCCGTCGACATCGACCTGCGCGTGATGCTCCGCCTCACGGACGGGTTCGCGGCCGGCGACGTCTCACGGCTGGTGGGCGTGGCCGGGGAGCTGCGGGAGGCCGGCGCCGACCAGTTCGTGCTCGGCTTTCTCGACGGGGACGGCGGGGTGGACCTCGCCGCGGTGGAACGGCTGGCCGACGTGCTGGACGGCTGCGCGTGGACGTTCCACCGGGCGATCGACCGCGCCGCCGACCGCGACGCCCTGCGCAAGCAGCTCGCCGGCCTTCCCGGCCTCGACACCTACCTCACCGCCGGGTCCCCCGCCGGGGTCGACGAGGGGCTGCCCACACTGGTCGAGGAGGCGGGGCGGCGCGGTGAGCCGGGGTACGGACAGGAACTCCTGGTCGGCGGCGGCCTGCGCCTGGAGCACGTCCCCCGGCTGCGGGCCGCCGGCATCGACGCCTTCCACATCGGCGGCGCGGCGCGCTCCGCGGGGTGGGACGGGGCGGTCTCCGAGCAGGCCGTGGCCGAGTGGCGCAGGGTGCTGGACGGGGGAGTCGCCCGGCAGGTGGCCCCCTAG
- a CDS encoding LppU/SCO3897 family protein, whose translation MPQYGGAPLPPGGPAAVCEVCGAAPAAPVTVRGHQGMLVIMRFLRRRGVLCHTCGLAVFRQMQADTLLLGWWGPMSVFITPVTLLINLGARSAIRRIPATVTPGWRPPLDPGKPVFQRPAGVLALIPLCLLGLVMLAVPALMVIGLVAGPSGSDHPTLTVGSCARNDGDWSDQDLRPVDCGSSQAEFRVLSPDSGSCPAGDYLADPEYSKDGDLSLCLQPLNG comes from the coding sequence GTGCCGCAGTACGGTGGCGCGCCGCTGCCGCCGGGTGGGCCGGCCGCCGTGTGCGAGGTCTGCGGGGCGGCGCCCGCCGCGCCGGTGACGGTCCGTGGCCACCAGGGCATGCTGGTCATCATGCGGTTCCTGCGGCGGCGGGGCGTCCTGTGCCACACCTGCGGACTGGCCGTCTTCCGGCAGATGCAGGCCGACACCCTGCTGCTGGGCTGGTGGGGTCCGATGTCGGTGTTCATCACGCCCGTCACCCTGCTGATCAATCTCGGCGCCCGGTCCGCGATACGACGCATCCCCGCCACGGTCACGCCCGGATGGCGGCCGCCACTGGATCCGGGCAAGCCGGTGTTCCAGCGGCCGGCCGGGGTGCTGGCCCTGATCCCGCTGTGCCTGCTCGGCCTGGTGATGCTGGCCGTTCCTGCGCTCATGGTCATCGGACTGGTGGCCGGCCCCAGCGGCAGTGACCACCCGACTCTGACGGTCGGCTCCTGTGCCCGGAACGACGGCGACTGGTCCGACCAGGATCTGCGGCCCGTCGACTGCGGCTCATCGCAGGCCGAGTTCCGGGTCCTCTCCCCCGACAGCGGCTCCTGTCCGGCCGGGGACTATCTCGCCGATCCGGAATACAGCAAGGACGGCGACCTGTCGCTGTGCCTGCAACCGCTGAACGGCTAG
- a CDS encoding HelD family protein, translating to MREDVEALDIRDVTANWVNAEVLSRQIDERIKALADLSDTPLFFGRLDYLHAPGADQAEGAYGERFYIGRRHVHDADGDPMVIDWRAPVSQPFYRASKKDPMDIALRRRFGYTGGELTAYEDEHLSDPAEAATASKLLQQEIERPRVGPMRDIVATIQPEQDEIVRAGLSGTVCVQGGPGTGKTAVGLHRVAYLLYAHRERLARTGTLVIGPNKSFLHYIEQVLPALGELTVQQATVDDLVAHVEVRGTDDAAAAVIKGDARMAEVLRRALYSHVTMPTEPVVVVRGSRRWRVPAYELEEIVRELLQRDIRYGAAREALPQRIAHAVLVQMERSGEAPDDRVQDAVARNSAVKAAVKTVWPQVDPAKLVLRLLTDADFLAEHAAGILDEDEQKTILWARPVRSVKSAKWSPADAVLVDEAADLIQRTHSLGHVVLDEAQDLSPMQYRAVGRRCTTGSATVLGDLAQGTTPWATRSWEEALAHLGKPAGVIEELTAGFRVPTDVIAYASRLLPHIAPGLTPVASVRENPGFFEIRDAGGTSDVVAACEELLRNEGSTGLIAADARVPALAEALTAAGITCLAPGEETTRETRLTLVPASLAKGLEYDYVVLDEPQAVVDGEPDERTGLRRLYVALTRAVSGLIVAHSAPLPPQLA from the coding sequence ATGCGCGAGGACGTGGAGGCGCTGGACATCCGGGACGTCACCGCTAACTGGGTCAACGCCGAGGTGCTGTCCCGCCAGATCGACGAGCGGATCAAGGCGCTGGCCGACCTCAGCGACACCCCGCTGTTCTTCGGCCGGCTGGACTATCTGCACGCACCGGGCGCCGACCAGGCGGAAGGGGCGTACGGGGAGAGGTTCTACATCGGGCGGCGGCACGTCCACGACGCCGACGGCGACCCCATGGTCATCGACTGGCGCGCCCCGGTCTCGCAGCCGTTCTACCGGGCGTCCAAGAAGGACCCGATGGACATCGCGCTGCGCCGCCGCTTCGGCTACACCGGCGGCGAGCTGACCGCGTACGAGGACGAGCACCTCTCCGACCCGGCCGAGGCGGCCACCGCCAGCAAACTGCTCCAGCAGGAGATCGAGCGGCCGCGCGTCGGCCCCATGCGGGACATCGTCGCCACCATCCAGCCCGAGCAGGACGAGATCGTCCGCGCCGGCCTGTCCGGCACGGTCTGCGTCCAGGGCGGCCCCGGCACCGGAAAGACCGCCGTCGGCCTGCACCGGGTCGCGTATCTGCTGTACGCCCACCGGGAGCGGCTGGCCCGCACCGGCACCCTCGTCATCGGGCCGAACAAGTCCTTCCTGCACTACATCGAGCAGGTCCTGCCCGCACTGGGCGAGCTGACGGTGCAGCAGGCCACCGTGGACGACCTGGTCGCCCACGTCGAGGTGCGCGGCACGGACGACGCCGCGGCGGCCGTGATCAAGGGCGACGCCCGGATGGCCGAGGTGCTGCGCCGGGCCCTGTACTCCCACGTGACGATGCCGACGGAACCGGTCGTGGTGGTGCGCGGCTCGCGGCGCTGGCGGGTTCCGGCGTACGAACTGGAGGAGATCGTCCGGGAGTTGCTGCAGCGGGACATCCGCTACGGCGCCGCCCGCGAGGCCCTGCCGCAGCGGATCGCGCACGCGGTGCTGGTGCAGATGGAGCGGTCCGGGGAGGCGCCGGACGACCGGGTGCAGGACGCGGTGGCCCGCAACAGCGCCGTGAAGGCGGCGGTGAAGACGGTCTGGCCGCAGGTCGATCCCGCGAAACTCGTCCTGCGGCTGCTGACGGACGCGGACTTCCTCGCCGAGCACGCGGCCGGGATCCTGGACGAGGACGAGCAGAAGACGATCCTGTGGGCCAGGCCGGTGCGCAGCGTGAAGTCGGCCAAGTGGTCGCCGGCGGACGCGGTGCTGGTCGACGAGGCGGCCGACCTGATCCAGCGCACGCACTCGCTGGGCCATGTCGTCCTGGACGAGGCGCAGGACCTGTCCCCCATGCAGTACCGGGCCGTCGGCCGCCGCTGCACCACGGGCAGCGCGACCGTCCTCGGCGACCTCGCGCAGGGCACGACCCCGTGGGCGACCCGCAGCTGGGAGGAGGCGCTGGCCCACCTCGGCAAGCCCGCGGGGGTCATCGAGGAGCTGACCGCCGGTTTCCGCGTCCCGACCGACGTCATCGCCTACGCCTCCCGCCTGCTGCCGCACATCGCCCCGGGCCTCACCCCGGTCGCCTCCGTCCGTGAGAACCCCGGCTTCTTCGAGATCCGTGACGCCGGCGGGACGTCCGACGTCGTCGCCGCCTGCGAGGAGTTGCTGCGCAACGAGGGCTCGACCGGCCTGATCGCCGCGGACGCCCGCGTCCCGGCGCTGGCCGAGGCGCTGACGGCCGCGGGGATCACCTGCCTCGCGCCCGGCGAGGAGACCACCCGGGAGACCCGGCTCACCCTGGTTCCGGCCTCCCTCGCCAAGGGCCTGGAGTACGACTACGTGGTCCTGGACGAGCCGCAGGCGGTGGTGGACGGCGAACCGGACGAGCGGACGGGGCTGCGGCGGCTGTACGTGGCGCTCACCCGAGCGGTGTCGGGTCTGATCGTGGCCCACTCGGCGCCGCTGCCGCCGCAGTTGGCCTGA
- a CDS encoding DNA repair helicase XPB, giving the protein MNGPLIVQSDKTLLLEVDHERADDCRRAIAPFAELERAPEHIHTYRVTPLGLWNARAAGHDAEQVVDALVQYSRYPVPHALLVDIAETMDRYGRLTLSKHPAHGLVLTTTDRPVLEEVLKSKRIIPLVGARIDPDTVVVHPSERGQIKQTLLKLGWPAEDLAGYVDGEAHPIELLEDGWALRPYQKQAVENFWHGGSGVVVLPCGAGKTLVGAGSMAQAKSTTLILVTNTVSARQWKHELVKRTSLTEDEIGEYSGTKKEIRPVTIATYQVLTTKRKGVYPHLELFDSRDWGLIVYDEVHLLPAPVFKFTADLQARRRLGLTATLVREDGRESDVFSLIGPKRFDAPWKEIEAQGYIAPADCVEVRVNLTESERLAYATAETEEKYRFCATTDTKRKVTEAIVRRFAGQQILVIGQYIDQLDELGEHLNAPVIKGETSNAQREKLFDAFREGEISVLVVSKVANFSIDLPEATVAIQVSGTFGSRQEEAQRLGRVLRPKADGHQAHFYSVVARDTIDQDFAAHRQRFLAEQGYAYRIVDADEILAEDSTS; this is encoded by the coding sequence GTGAACGGTCCCCTCATCGTCCAGTCCGACAAGACCCTGCTCCTGGAAGTCGATCACGAGCGGGCCGACGACTGCCGTCGGGCCATCGCGCCGTTCGCCGAGCTGGAGCGGGCCCCCGAGCACATCCACACCTACCGGGTCACCCCGCTCGGGCTGTGGAACGCGCGCGCCGCCGGGCACGACGCCGAGCAGGTCGTGGACGCGCTGGTGCAGTACAGCAGGTACCCGGTGCCGCACGCGCTGCTCGTGGACATCGCCGAGACGATGGACCGCTACGGGCGGCTCACGCTCTCCAAGCACCCCGCGCACGGACTCGTGCTGACCACCACCGACCGGCCGGTGCTGGAGGAGGTGCTGAAGTCCAAGCGGATCATCCCGCTGGTCGGGGCGCGGATCGACCCGGACACGGTCGTCGTGCACCCCTCCGAGCGCGGGCAGATCAAGCAGACGCTGCTGAAGCTGGGCTGGCCGGCCGAGGACCTCGCCGGGTACGTCGACGGCGAGGCGCACCCGATCGAGCTGCTGGAGGACGGCTGGGCGCTCAGGCCGTACCAGAAGCAGGCCGTGGAGAACTTCTGGCACGGCGGCAGCGGTGTCGTCGTGCTGCCCTGCGGCGCCGGCAAGACACTGGTCGGGGCCGGGTCGATGGCGCAGGCCAAGTCCACCACCCTGATCCTGGTCACCAACACCGTCTCCGCCCGGCAGTGGAAGCACGAGCTGGTGAAGCGGACCTCGCTGACCGAGGACGAGATCGGCGAGTACAGCGGCACGAAGAAGGAGATCCGCCCGGTCACCATCGCCACCTACCAGGTGCTGACCACCAAGCGGAAGGGTGTCTACCCCCACCTGGAGCTCTTCGACTCCCGGGACTGGGGTCTGATCGTCTACGACGAGGTGCATCTGCTGCCCGCTCCTGTCTTCAAGTTCACCGCCGATCTGCAGGCACGCCGCCGGCTGGGCCTCACCGCGACGCTGGTGCGGGAGGACGGCCGGGAGTCGGACGTGTTCTCGCTCATCGGGCCGAAGCGGTTCGACGCGCCCTGGAAGGAGATCGAGGCGCAGGGCTACATCGCGCCCGCCGACTGTGTCGAGGTCCGGGTGAACCTCACGGAGTCCGAGCGGCTGGCGTACGCCACGGCCGAGACCGAGGAGAAGTACCGCTTCTGTGCGACGACGGACACCAAGCGGAAGGTGACCGAGGCGATCGTGCGCCGGTTCGCCGGGCAGCAGATCCTGGTCATCGGCCAGTACATCGACCAACTCGACGAGCTGGGCGAGCACTTGAACGCCCCGGTGATCAAGGGCGAGACGTCCAACGCCCAGCGCGAGAAGCTCTTCGACGCCTTCCGTGAGGGCGAGATCAGCGTGCTGGTGGTGTCGAAGGTCGCCAACTTCTCCATCGACCTGCCCGAGGCGACGGTCGCCATCCAGGTGTCCGGCACCTTCGGCTCCCGCCAGGAGGAGGCCCAGCGCCTCGGCCGGGTCCTGCGCCCCAAGGCCGACGGGCACCAGGCGCACTTCTACTCGGTCGTCGCCCGCGACACCATCGACCAGGACTTCGCCGCCCACCGGCAGCGCTTCCTGGCCGAACAGGGCTACGCCTACCGGATCGTGGACGCCGACGAGATCCTGGCGGAGGACAGCACGAGCTGA
- a CDS encoding helicase-associated domain-containing protein, which produces MSQAAHPAPRSLAEALRARDDASLAALLRSRPDLITPVPTDLTQLATRAGTRASVLRALERLDRFALQTAEALAVAPDPASYDTLLGLMAGDAGDETVAAALPHALGTLREQALVWGDDDRLRLVRTARELLAPSPQHPSPTGLGPTVQEATSGMSPGRIQEIVTAAGLPSTHDSVSAVAALTALFSDRKKMAKLLAGAPEPAMEVLSRLVWGPPYGQVTPEPAAHLRWLLDRGLLLPTAPGTVVLPREVALHLRQGRAHRAPEPLPPAVEPAATHSPQVVDTTAAGQAYTALATVEELLKDWDEGGPAVLRAGGLSVRDLKRTAVALDVSEPVAAFWVELAYAAGLIASDGEADERYAATPAYDEWLERPAAERWARLAEAWLAATRTPGLVGGRDAKDRTLAALGPGLDRSAAPEVRHRVLTLLAGLPAGAAPDADAVLARLRWERPLRGQQRGAEEDLRSRLARWTLSEAELLGITGRGALSTHGRALLGAPAPGTGRRTGSTAPGTPRSAAGTAPDTTGAARSTTAGSSAVAGTGPAESSGPGDKLPVHHHHRPAPVLAPLPPAEQAVATAAAARLLAPLLPEPLDHVLLQADLTAVAPGPLQRPLADVLDVLADVESKGGATVYRFTPASVRRALDAGHTAADLHAFLAQHSRTPVPQPLAYLIDDVVRKHGHLRVGAASAYVRCDDDSLLNEILADKRAAALRLRRLAPTVLATQSDPAALLEGLRAMGYAPAAESAEGDVLIARAHAHRTPPRTAPEPVPDGPPPPDATLLSAAIRAIRAGDLAATAPRKPVGEPPPGGEPPRSSSAETLATVQAAVLTGASLWIGYVNADGAASQRVIAPVKVEGGFVTAYDHTADEVRAYPLHRITGVAELAED; this is translated from the coding sequence ATGAGCCAAGCGGCCCACCCAGCACCCCGTTCCCTCGCGGAAGCGCTGCGCGCGCGGGACGACGCCTCCCTGGCCGCGCTGCTGCGCAGCCGCCCCGACCTCATCACGCCCGTCCCCACCGACCTCACCCAGCTGGCCACCCGGGCCGGCACCCGGGCCTCGGTGCTGCGGGCGCTGGAGCGGCTCGACCGGTTCGCGCTGCAGACGGCGGAGGCGCTGGCCGTGGCCCCGGACCCGGCGTCGTACGACACGCTGCTCGGCCTGATGGCCGGGGACGCCGGGGACGAGACGGTCGCCGCCGCGCTGCCGCACGCCCTCGGCACCCTGCGCGAGCAGGCGCTGGTGTGGGGCGACGACGACCGGCTGCGGCTGGTCCGCACCGCCCGCGAACTCCTCGCGCCGTCCCCGCAGCACCCCTCCCCGACCGGGCTCGGGCCCACCGTGCAGGAGGCCACCTCGGGCATGTCGCCGGGCCGGATCCAGGAGATCGTCACGGCGGCCGGGCTGCCCTCGACCCATGACTCGGTGTCCGCCGTGGCCGCGCTCACCGCGCTGTTCTCGGACCGGAAGAAGATGGCGAAGCTGCTCGCCGGCGCTCCCGAGCCCGCCATGGAGGTGCTGTCGCGGCTGGTGTGGGGGCCGCCGTACGGGCAGGTCACCCCGGAGCCGGCCGCGCATCTGCGCTGGCTGCTGGATCGCGGCCTGCTGCTGCCGACCGCGCCCGGCACGGTCGTGCTGCCCCGTGAGGTGGCCCTGCACCTGCGTCAGGGCCGGGCCCACCGCGCCCCCGAGCCGCTGCCGCCCGCCGTCGAACCGGCCGCCACCCACAGCCCGCAGGTGGTGGACACGACGGCGGCCGGGCAGGCGTACACCGCGCTCGCCACGGTCGAGGAACTGCTGAAGGACTGGGACGAGGGCGGCCCGGCGGTCCTGCGGGCCGGTGGCCTCAGCGTCCGCGACCTGAAGCGCACCGCCGTGGCCCTGGACGTGTCCGAGCCGGTCGCCGCGTTCTGGGTGGAACTCGCCTACGCCGCCGGTCTGATCGCCTCCGACGGCGAGGCCGACGAGCGGTACGCGGCCACGCCCGCCTACGACGAGTGGCTGGAGCGGCCCGCCGCCGAACGCTGGGCCCGTCTCGCCGAGGCCTGGCTGGCGGCCACCCGGACGCCGGGCCTGGTCGGCGGCCGGGACGCGAAGGACCGTACCCTCGCCGCGCTCGGCCCGGGTCTGGACCGCTCGGCCGCGCCCGAGGTACGGCACCGGGTGCTGACCCTGCTGGCCGGGCTGCCGGCCGGCGCGGCACCCGACGCCGACGCGGTACTGGCCCGCCTGCGCTGGGAACGCCCCCTGCGCGGACAGCAGCGGGGCGCCGAGGAGGACCTGCGCTCCCGGCTCGCCCGCTGGACCCTGTCCGAGGCGGAACTGCTGGGCATCACCGGCCGCGGCGCCCTGTCGACGCACGGCCGGGCCCTGCTGGGCGCCCCGGCCCCCGGCACGGGCCGACGCACCGGCTCGACCGCCCCGGGCACGCCCCGGTCTGCCGCCGGCACCGCGCCGGACACCACCGGCGCCGCCCGGTCCACCACCGCTGGTTCCTCGGCCGTCGCCGGCACCGGGCCCGCCGAGTCCTCCGGCCCCGGTGACAAACTGCCCGTGCACCATCACCACCGGCCCGCGCCCGTCCTCGCCCCGCTCCCTCCCGCCGAGCAGGCCGTGGCGACGGCCGCCGCCGCCCGGTTGCTCGCGCCGCTGCTCCCCGAGCCGCTGGACCACGTCCTGCTCCAGGCCGACCTGACGGCGGTGGCGCCGGGGCCGCTCCAGCGCCCCCTCGCCGATGTGCTGGACGTGCTCGCGGACGTGGAGTCCAAGGGCGGCGCGACCGTGTACCGCTTCACCCCGGCCTCGGTGCGCCGCGCGCTGGACGCCGGTCACACCGCCGCCGACCTGCACGCCTTCCTCGCCCAGCACTCCCGCACCCCGGTGCCGCAGCCGCTCGCCTATCTGATCGACGACGTGGTCCGCAAACACGGCCACCTCCGGGTCGGCGCGGCCTCGGCGTACGTGCGCTGCGACGACGACAGCCTGCTGAACGAGATCCTGGCCGACAAGCGCGCCGCCGCCCTGCGCCTGCGCCGCCTCGCCCCGACCGTGCTGGCCACCCAGTCCGACCCGGCCGCGCTGCTGGAGGGCCTGCGCGCGATGGGCTACGCACCGGCCGCCGAGTCCGCCGAGGGCGACGTGCTGATCGCCCGCGCCCACGCCCACCGCACCCCGCCGCGCACCGCGCCCGAGCCGGTCCCGGACGGACCGCCGCCGCCCGACGCCACGCTGCTGTCGGCGGCGATCCGCGCGATCCGGGCCGGCGACCTGGCCGCCACCGCCCCGCGCAAGCCGGTCGGCGAGCCCCCGCCGGGCGGTGAACCGCCCCGCTCCTCCTCCGCCGAGACCCTGGCCACCGTGCAGGCCGCCGTGCTGACCGGCGCGTCCCTGTGGATCGGCTACGTCAACGCCGACGGCGCCGCCAGCCAGCGCGTCATCGCCCCGGTCAAGGTGGAGGGCGGCTTCGTCACGGCGTACGACCACACCGCGGACGAGGTCCGCGCCTACCCCCTGCACCGGATCACCGGAGTGGCGGAGCTGGCGGAGGACTGA
- a CDS encoding HAD family hydrolase yields MTHMTFTVGFDLDMTLIDSRPGIHACYTALAERTGTFIDADLAVTRLGPPLAEELINWFPAERVPEMADLYREMYPLYAIAATPAMAGAREAIAAVRAAGGRTMVVTAKYEPNAKLHLSHLGIEPDVVVGDLWAERKAEALREYAAGVYVGDHVGDVRGARTAGALSVGVATGPCPAGELRAAGADVVLDDLSAFPAWLAGYREAEASRA; encoded by the coding sequence ATGACCCATATGACATTCACCGTCGGTTTCGACCTCGACATGACCCTGATCGACTCCCGGCCCGGCATCCACGCCTGTTACACGGCGCTGGCCGAGCGGACCGGGACGTTCATCGATGCCGATCTGGCGGTGACGCGGCTGGGGCCGCCGCTCGCCGAGGAGCTGATCAACTGGTTCCCCGCGGAGCGGGTGCCGGAGATGGCCGACCTGTACCGGGAGATGTACCCGCTGTACGCCATCGCCGCGACCCCCGCGATGGCCGGCGCCCGCGAGGCGATAGCCGCGGTGCGGGCGGCCGGCGGCCGCACGATGGTGGTCACGGCGAAGTACGAGCCCAACGCCAAGCTGCACCTGAGCCACCTGGGCATCGAGCCGGACGTCGTCGTGGGCGACCTGTGGGCCGAGCGGAAGGCGGAGGCGCTGCGGGAGTACGCCGCCGGGGTGTACGTCGGCGATCACGTCGGGGACGTGCGCGGCGCCCGTACGGCGGGAGCCCTGTCGGTCGGCGTGGCGACCGGACCCTGCCCCGCCGGGGAACTGCGCGCCGCCGGGGCGGACGTCGTCCTCGACGATCTGTCCGCCTTCCCCGCGTGGCTGGCCGGTTACCGGGAGGCCGAGGCCTCGCGCGCCTGA
- a CDS encoding cold-shock protein gives MPTGRVKWFNSEKGFGFLSRDDGGDVFVHSSVLPAGVDALKPGQRVEFGVVAGQRGDQALSVTVLEPTPSVAAATRKKPDELASIVQDLTTLLENITPMLEKGRYPDKASGKKIAGLLRAVADQLDV, from the coding sequence GTGCCGACCGGGCGTGTCAAATGGTTCAACAGCGAGAAGGGCTTCGGCTTTCTCTCCCGCGACGACGGCGGTGACGTCTTCGTCCATTCCTCTGTTCTCCCCGCCGGAGTCGACGCGCTCAAGCCGGGACAGCGCGTGGAGTTCGGCGTCGTGGCCGGTCAGCGCGGTGACCAGGCGCTGTCGGTGACCGTCCTGGAGCCGACCCCGTCGGTGGCCGCCGCCACCCGCAAGAAGCCGGACGAGCTGGCCTCGATCGTGCAGGACCTGACGACCCTCCTCGAGAACATCACCCCGATGCTCGAGAAGGGCCGCTACCCGGACAAGGCCTCCGGCAAGAAGATCGCCGGCCTGCTCCGCGCGGTCGCCGACCAGCTGGACGTCTAG